One Phoenix dactylifera cultivar Barhee BC4 unplaced genomic scaffold, palm_55x_up_171113_PBpolish2nd_filt_p 000903F, whole genome shotgun sequence genomic window carries:
- the LOC120103775 gene encoding shaggy-related protein kinase alpha-like: MASLRITLSSGLKNASGNNIAVDRLPDEMNDMKIRDDKEVEATVIDGNGTETGHIIVTTIGGRNGQPKRTISYMAERIVGHGSFGVVFQAKCLETGETVAIKKVLQDKRYKNRELQTMRLLDHPNVVCLKHCFFSTTEKDELYLNLVLEYVPENLHRVIKHYNKMNQRMPLIFVKLYMYQICRALAYIRGSIGVCHRDIKPQNLLVNPHTHQLKLCDFGSAKVLVKGEPNISYICSRYYRAPELIFGATEYTTAIDIWSAGCVLAELLLEQPLFPGESGIDQLVEIIKILGTPTREEIKCMNPNYTEFKFPQIKAHPWHKVFHKRMPPEAVDLVSRLLQYSPNLRSTALEALIHPFFDELRDPNTRLPNGRFLPPLFNFKPHELKGVPTEIVAKLIPEHARKQCAFLGL, translated from the exons ATGGCATCTCTAAGAATTACACTTTCATCTGGGCTGAAAAACGCCAGCGGCAATAATATTGCTGTGGACAGGTTGCCAGATGAAATGAATGATATGAAAATAAGAGATGATAAG GAAGTCGAGGCTACAGTCATTGATGGGAATGGGACAGAGACAGGTCATATAATTGTAACAACTATTGGTGGTAGGAATGGCCAACCAAAACGG ACTATAAGTTACATGGCTGAGCGTATTGTAGGGCATGGATCATTTGGAGTTGTGTTCCAG GCAAAATGTCTGGAGACTGGTGAAACAGTGGCAATAAAGAAGGTTCTTCAGGATAAGAGGTACAAAAATCGTGAGCTGCAAACCATGCGTCTGCTTGACCATCCAAATGTTGTGTGTTTGAAGCATTGCTTCTTTTCAACAACTGAAAAGGATGAGCTATACCTTAACCTGGTTCTTGAGTATGTACCTGAGAATCTTCATCGTGTAATCAAACACTACAACAAGATGAATCAGCGGATGCCATTGATATTTGTAAAACTTTACATGTACCAG ATTTGTAGAGCATTGGCTTATATTCGTGGAAGCATTGGAGTGTGCCACAGAGACATCAAGCCTCAAAATCTTCTG GTCAACCCACATACACACCAGCTGAAACTCTGCGACTTTGGAAGTGCAAAAGTTTTG GTGAAAGGGGAACCAAATATATCATACATCTGTTCGAGGTACTATAGAGCTCCGGAGCTTATATTTGGTGCCACCGAGTATACAACAGCAATTGACATTTGGTCTGCTGGCTGTGTTCTTGCTGAACTCCTTTTGGAGCAG CCTCTCTTTCCTGGTGAGAGTGGAATTGATCAACTTGTTGAAATTATTAAG ATTTTGGGTACACCAACGAGAGAAGAAATTAAATGTATGAATCCAAACTACACAGAGTTCAAATTTCCACAGATCAAGGCTCACCCTTGGCATAAG GTCTTCCACAAAAGAATGCCACCTGAAGCAGTGGACCTCGTCTCGAGGCTTCTTCAGTACTCCCCAAACTTACGAAGCACAGCT CTGGAGGCATTAATTCACCCGTTCTTTGATGAGCTTAGGGACCCAAACACCCGTCTGCCAAATGGTCGGTTTCTACCTCCACTCTTTAACTTCAAGCCTCATG AGTTGAAGGGAGTTCCAACGGAGATAGTAGCCAAGTTGATTCCAGAGCATGCAAGAAAGCAATGTGCCTTCCTAGGGTTGTAA